A genomic segment from Nocardia cyriacigeorgica GUH-2 encodes:
- a CDS encoding MerR family transcriptional regulator, whose product MADPAVHDNESGRTVGAVAARAGVTVRALHHWDAIGLVRPSARTDGGYRLYTAADLTRLHRVLVYRELGVPLTEIAALLDAPSADATDSLRRQRDHLRDRIAELEQMGAALDRMIEARQSGILLSAEEQVAMFGRHWQPEWVGQARERWGDTAQWAQYAERAAERTPEQWQQIADSVDALNADLAAACRRGVRPGSAEADALAERHRASIGVYFDCTYSMQVCLGRKYVADPGYREFYDEFAPGLTVWLREIIDANARRHGVDPETAIWE is encoded by the coding sequence GTGGCGGATCCAGCGGTGCACGACAACGAGTCCGGTCGCACCGTCGGTGCGGTCGCGGCACGGGCGGGTGTCACCGTGCGGGCCCTGCACCACTGGGATGCGATCGGCCTGGTCCGCCCCTCCGCCCGCACCGACGGCGGGTACCGGCTCTACACCGCCGCGGATCTGACCCGGCTGCACCGCGTGCTGGTCTACCGCGAACTCGGGGTGCCGCTCACCGAGATCGCCGCGCTACTAGACGCGCCGTCGGCCGATGCCACGGATTCACTGCGCCGCCAGCGCGACCACCTGCGTGACCGCATCGCGGAGCTGGAACAGATGGGCGCGGCGCTCGACCGCATGATCGAGGCCCGGCAGTCCGGGATCCTGCTCTCGGCCGAGGAGCAGGTCGCGATGTTCGGCAGGCACTGGCAGCCGGAGTGGGTCGGCCAGGCCCGGGAACGGTGGGGCGACACCGCGCAGTGGGCGCAATACGCCGAACGGGCCGCCGAGCGCACGCCGGAACAGTGGCAGCAGATCGCCGACTCCGTCGACGCGCTCAACGCGGATTTGGCGGCGGCCTGTCGCCGGGGTGTGCGGCCCGGCAGTGCGGAAGCCGATGCGCTGGCCGAACGTCATCGGGCGTCGATCGGGGTGTACTTCGATTGCACCTATTCGATGCAGGTCTGCCTGGGGCGCAAGTACGTCGCCGATCCCGGGTACCGCGAGTTCTACGACGAGTTCGCGCCTGGCCTGACGGTGTGGTTGCGGGAGATCATCGACGCCAATGCGCGGCGTCACGGTGTTGATCCTGAGACGGCGATCTGGGAATGA
- a CDS encoding DUF1345 domain-containing protein — MRTRLLRSAVGRLIASALVGVVIGVLVGVLTEWPLGVLAGIATADTLFVIGGWLALWPMNAEQTRANARREDFRPVIEELAVVSAASSGLIGIVVILALGSSGAGEAAAALALGGVFMAWAALHLMYAARYAYLFYESPTGGIDFNSDDAPAYRDFFYFSYNLGMTYQVSDTDVASSRIRAITLRHNLLSYAFGTVILATTINLVMDIATG; from the coding sequence ATGAGGACTCGGCTCCTGCGTTCCGCTGTCGGTCGGCTCATCGCGTCGGCGCTGGTCGGCGTCGTGATCGGGGTGCTGGTCGGGGTGCTGACCGAATGGCCACTCGGGGTGCTCGCCGGTATCGCCACGGCGGACACGCTTTTCGTCATCGGTGGATGGCTCGCGCTCTGGCCGATGAATGCCGAGCAGACACGGGCGAATGCGCGGCGCGAAGACTTCCGGCCCGTCATCGAGGAGCTGGCGGTGGTCAGCGCAGCCTCGAGCGGGCTCATCGGCATCGTGGTGATCCTCGCGCTCGGCAGCTCCGGAGCGGGCGAAGCGGCGGCGGCCCTCGCCCTGGGCGGAGTGTTCATGGCGTGGGCGGCACTGCATCTGATGTACGCCGCCCGCTACGCCTACCTCTTCTACGAATCACCCACCGGCGGGATCGATTTCAACTCCGACGACGCGCCGGCCTACCGTGATTTCTTCTACTTCAGCTACAACCTCGGGATGACCTACCAGGTCTCCGACACCGACGTCGCCAGCTCCCGCATCCGCGCCATCACCCTGCGCCACAACCTGCTGTCCTACGCCTTCGGCACCGTCATCCTGGCGACGACGATCAACCTCGTGATGGACATCGCCACCGGGTGA
- a CDS encoding LysR family transcriptional regulator, with translation MLFRQLEYFVALARERHFARAARACYVSQPALSEAIRKLERELEVPLVRRGRTFEGLTPEGERLVLWARRILADHEALKHEVSALRTGLTGQLRIGVIPAASSTVALLTDPFCTEHPLVRVHLETSLRSSDIVDRIRRFELDAGIVYPDGIDTGDLTVTPLYEERHVLVAGAELLAGRTGTITWAEALEMPMCLLHKGMHGRQLIDDALAARGLTATPQLDSDSVVAMLAHAGTGRWACVVPQPWLHTLRPPAGVRVLALDDPAVYAKIALVTHAGEPSSVLTRALTEAARAAGIEDALGRMPGSHSN, from the coding sequence ATGCTGTTTCGCCAGCTCGAGTACTTCGTCGCGCTCGCGCGGGAACGTCACTTCGCCCGCGCGGCCCGCGCCTGCTACGTCTCCCAGCCCGCGCTGTCCGAGGCGATCCGCAAGCTCGAACGCGAGCTGGAAGTGCCGCTGGTCCGGCGCGGGCGCACCTTCGAAGGGCTCACGCCCGAAGGTGAGCGGCTCGTGTTGTGGGCGCGACGCATTCTCGCCGACCACGAGGCGCTCAAGCACGAGGTCAGCGCGCTGCGGACCGGGCTGACCGGACAACTGCGGATCGGGGTGATTCCGGCCGCGTCGAGCACGGTCGCGCTGCTCACCGATCCGTTCTGCACCGAACATCCACTGGTGCGCGTTCACCTGGAGACCAGCCTGCGATCCTCCGACATCGTCGACCGGATCCGCCGCTTCGAACTCGACGCCGGGATCGTCTATCCGGACGGCATCGACACCGGCGATCTCACCGTCACCCCGCTCTACGAGGAACGTCACGTGCTGGTGGCGGGCGCCGAACTGCTCGCCGGACGCACCGGCACGATCACCTGGGCGGAGGCGCTGGAGATGCCGATGTGCCTGCTGCACAAGGGGATGCACGGGCGTCAGCTCATCGACGACGCCCTCGCCGCACGGGGGCTCACCGCGACCCCGCAACTGGACAGCGACTCGGTGGTGGCGATGCTGGCGCACGCGGGGACCGGGCGGTGGGCCTGTGTCGTTCCGCAGCCCTGGTTGCATACGCTGCGACCGCCCGCGGGGGTGCGGGTGCTCGCGCTCGACGACCCGGCCGTCTACGCGAAGATCGCGCTGGTCACCCATGCGGGTGAACCGAGTTCGGTGCTTACTCGGGCGCTGACCGAGGCCGCTCGGGCGGCGGGGATCGAGGACGCGCTCGGGCGGATGCCGGGGTCTCATTCGAACTGA
- a CDS encoding acetyl-CoA carboxylase family protein: MDIVVANRGEIAVRVVRAARERGYRTHVLHTGEEADSLAVRLADEAVRLGDEGAAAYLEVAGVVAAARAAGPGALVHPGYGFLSESADLAQACAVAGLNFVGPDPVVLRTFGDKVAARAAAEKAGVPVLSATQAAGPGDIEALLAEHPDGVMVKAAAGGGGRGMRMVFEAGEVAVAYERCRAEAASAFGDPTVYAEALIADARHVEVQVVADGTHAVALGDRDCSVQRRHQKLIEIAPAPALDPDLRERLHRDAVRLAESVGCRGVITVEFLVAGQDGWFLEVNPRLQVEHTITEEITGADLVGIQFDLALGRTLAELDLGHDPRGCAVQARINAELVGADGDLLPTSGAITEFNPPTGTGVRVDTALYPGMRHGTRFDSLLAKVITRGPTMDSAMRRCRDALAELTISGVDTNIALLRAILDALDGPVPTSWFERNAGELRTRAEDYAEPATDQIAEVADLGADEWVVRSPMGATVVSVAAPGTVLPARAEVAVLEAMKMQHVVRAERPLRVLRHAVAAGEVVDPHAVLLIVTDADHEGDDAEAAAVDLDRVRDDLAEVRRRHDTLLDDARPDAVAKRHRLGRRTARENIADLVDAGSFVEYGGLAIAAQSRRRSAEDLIVNTPADGLVTGIATINADRFGEQNSRAVVLSYDYTVLAGTQGMRNHAKTDRMLELARERELPVVFFTEGGGGRPGDTDYAGISGLDVTTFRAMGALSGRVPLIGIVSGRCFAGNAALLGMCDVVIATPDANIGMGGPAMIEGGGLGVYKPEDIGPIEVQRRNGVVHLVAADEAEAVALARKYLAYFQGSIGEWEAPDPRLARHIVPENRLRAFDIRTAIEAIADIGSVLELRRDWGIGMVTALMRVEGRPFGVIANDCHHLGGAIDAPAADKLSAFLRLCGTHGLPIVSLCDTPGFMVGPDIETEGVVTRFARLFIDAAALTVPFGTIILRKGYGLGAQAMAAGSFRAPRFVVAWPTGEIGGMGLEGAVRLGFAKELAAIEDPRQRQETFDNLVELAYANGKALTAATVLELDDVIDPADTRRWISTL; the protein is encoded by the coding sequence ATGGATATCGTCGTGGCGAACCGGGGCGAGATCGCCGTTCGTGTCGTGCGGGCGGCCCGGGAGCGCGGGTATCGCACGCATGTGCTGCATACCGGGGAGGAGGCGGATTCGCTGGCGGTGCGGCTGGCCGATGAGGCGGTGCGGCTGGGCGACGAGGGTGCGGCGGCGTATCTCGAGGTCGCGGGTGTGGTCGCGGCGGCTCGTGCTGCCGGGCCGGGGGCACTCGTGCATCCGGGTTACGGATTCCTCAGTGAGAGTGCGGATCTGGCGCAGGCGTGTGCGGTGGCGGGGCTGAACTTCGTCGGTCCGGACCCGGTGGTGCTGCGCACGTTCGGCGACAAGGTGGCGGCGCGTGCGGCGGCGGAGAAGGCCGGCGTACCGGTGCTGTCTGCCACTCAGGCGGCCGGTCCCGGCGATATCGAGGCCCTGCTGGCCGAGCATCCGGACGGCGTGATGGTGAAAGCCGCGGCCGGCGGCGGTGGTCGCGGGATGCGGATGGTGTTCGAGGCGGGCGAGGTCGCGGTGGCCTACGAACGGTGTCGCGCCGAAGCCGCCAGCGCCTTCGGTGACCCGACCGTCTACGCCGAAGCCCTCATCGCCGATGCCCGACATGTGGAGGTGCAGGTCGTCGCCGACGGTACGCACGCGGTGGCGCTGGGGGACCGGGATTGCAGTGTGCAGCGCCGGCATCAGAAGCTCATCGAGATCGCGCCCGCGCCGGCTCTCGATCCGGACCTGCGGGAGCGGTTGCATCGTGACGCGGTGCGCCTGGCCGAGTCGGTCGGGTGCCGCGGTGTGATCACGGTGGAGTTCCTGGTCGCGGGCCAAGATGGCTGGTTCCTGGAGGTCAATCCCCGGCTTCAGGTCGAACACACCATCACCGAGGAGATCACCGGCGCCGACCTCGTCGGCATCCAGTTCGACCTCGCCCTCGGCCGCACCCTGGCCGAACTCGACCTCGGCCATGACCCGCGCGGCTGCGCGGTGCAGGCCCGCATCAATGCCGAACTCGTCGGAGCGGACGGCGATCTGCTGCCGACCAGTGGCGCCATCACCGAGTTCAACCCACCCACCGGCACGGGTGTCCGCGTCGACACCGCGCTCTATCCGGGCATGCGGCACGGCACCCGATTCGATTCCCTGCTGGCGAAGGTGATCACCCGCGGCCCGACAATGGACAGTGCGATGCGCCGCTGCCGCGACGCACTGGCCGAGCTGACGATCTCCGGCGTCGACACCAATATCGCCCTCCTGCGCGCGATTCTGGACGCGCTGGACGGCCCCGTTCCGACCTCGTGGTTCGAGCGCAACGCGGGCGAACTCCGCACGCGCGCAGAAGATTACGCCGAACCGGCGACCGATCAGATCGCTGAGGTAGCCGATCTTGGCGCGGATGAGTGGGTGGTCCGTTCCCCGATGGGCGCGACCGTGGTGTCGGTCGCCGCGCCCGGCACCGTGCTCCCCGCCCGGGCCGAGGTCGCGGTGCTGGAGGCGATGAAGATGCAGCATGTGGTGCGCGCCGAGCGTCCACTGCGGGTGCTGCGTCACGCCGTGGCCGCCGGCGAGGTGGTCGACCCGCACGCGGTGCTGCTGATCGTCACCGACGCCGACCATGAGGGTGACGACGCCGAGGCAGCCGCCGTCGACCTCGATCGGGTGCGCGACGATCTCGCCGAAGTGCGCCGCCGCCACGACACCCTTCTCGACGATGCCCGCCCCGACGCCGTCGCGAAACGTCATCGCCTCGGCCGCCGCACCGCCCGGGAGAACATCGCCGATCTGGTCGACGCCGGCAGTTTCGTCGAATACGGCGGACTGGCGATCGCCGCGCAGAGCCGCCGCCGCAGCGCCGAGGACCTCATCGTGAACACTCCGGCCGACGGTCTCGTCACCGGCATCGCCACTATCAACGCCGACCGCTTCGGCGAGCAGAACTCGCGCGCGGTCGTGCTGTCCTACGACTACACCGTGCTGGCGGGCACCCAGGGCATGCGCAATCACGCCAAGACCGACCGCATGCTCGAACTCGCCCGCGAACGCGAACTGCCGGTGGTGTTCTTCACCGAAGGCGGCGGCGGACGCCCCGGCGACACCGATTACGCCGGGATATCCGGCCTGGACGTCACCACGTTCCGGGCCATGGGCGCGCTCTCGGGCCGGGTTCCGTTGATCGGCATCGTGTCCGGACGTTGTTTCGCCGGGAACGCGGCCCTGCTGGGGATGTGCGATGTTGTCATCGCCACGCCGGACGCGAACATCGGCATGGGCGGGCCCGCCATGATCGAGGGCGGTGGGCTCGGCGTCTACAAACCCGAGGACATCGGTCCCATCGAGGTACAGCGCCGCAATGGCGTGGTGCATCTGGTGGCCGCCGACGAAGCCGAAGCGGTCGCCCTCGCCCGGAAGTATCTGGCCTACTTCCAAGGCTCGATCGGCGAATGGGAGGCACCGGACCCGCGCCTGGCCCGCCATATCGTGCCGGAGAACCGGTTGCGCGCCTTCGACATTCGCACGGCGATCGAGGCGATCGCCGATATCGGCTCGGTACTCGAGCTGCGTCGCGACTGGGGCATCGGCATGGTCACCGCCCTGATGCGGGTGGAGGGCAGGCCGTTCGGAGTGATCGCCAACGACTGCCATCACCTCGGCGGCGCCATCGACGCCCCCGCCGCCGACAAGCTCAGCGCATTCCTGCGGCTCTGCGGCACCCACGGGCTGCCGATCGTCTCCCTCTGTGACACACCAGGTTTCATGGTCGGACCCGATATCGAGACCGAAGGCGTGGTGACCCGCTTCGCCCGCCTGTTCATCGATGCCGCGGCGCTCACCGTCCCGTTCGGCACGATCATCCTGCGCAAGGGATACGGACTCGGCGCGCAGGCGATGGCCGCCGGATCGTTTCGCGCGCCACGGTTCGTCGTCGCCTGGCCGACCGGCGAGATCGGCGGGATGGGGCTGGAAGGGGCGGTGCGGCTCGGCTTCGCGAAGGAACTCGCCGCCATCGAAGACCCCCGGCAGCGTCAGGAAACGTTCGACAACCTCGTCGAACTCGCCTACGCCAACGGCAAGGCACTCACCGCCGCCACCGTGCTCGAACTGGACGACGTCATCGATCCCGCCGATACCCGCCGCTGGATCAGCACCCTCTGA
- a CDS encoding FUSC family protein, producing the protein MPTTRPRPRPLLRHLTTEIDHLPATRVFAGLAIPGLMLIAAGRTDLLIYAVFGSFTGMYGYAESPRHRLTHQVEASVLLVGGVAAGIALGRSHAPAWALVVAVAIFGGLASPLTDRFGLRPEGPFFGIFAFGAIAMVAGTQDDPALALAICAATAGLCVVVGYLDAIRQPRTDLYPAYPPRRHGVASLVQAGRYAVAIAVAGGIGLLLGVGHANWAMAGAAVPLVAADRKGGVQRGVHRVVGTFAGLAGTAPLLIPGPSATVLALAIIALLYPTELFMARHYAVALGFFTPLIMLMTELADPADPLTMLGDRAVDTLIGVAVGVAVALLIHQPAATPPVVATPICELAHTGAMTSDNDAWYYCLEHHRAEQGKNCWVGDRMGPYPDQATAEKALEIAQARNRIADAQDED; encoded by the coding sequence TTGCCCACCACGCGACCACGGCCGCGTCCACTGCTGCGGCACCTCACCACCGAGATCGACCATCTGCCCGCCACCCGGGTGTTCGCCGGGCTGGCGATCCCCGGACTGATGCTGATCGCGGCCGGGCGGACCGATCTGCTCATCTACGCGGTGTTCGGATCCTTCACCGGGATGTACGGCTACGCCGAGTCACCGCGGCACAGGTTGACCCACCAGGTGGAAGCGTCGGTGCTGTTGGTCGGTGGTGTGGCGGCGGGCATCGCGCTAGGGCGCTCGCATGCGCCGGCGTGGGCGCTGGTGGTGGCGGTCGCGATCTTCGGCGGGCTGGCCTCACCGTTGACCGATCGGTTCGGGCTGCGGCCGGAAGGCCCATTCTTCGGGATCTTCGCCTTCGGCGCCATCGCCATGGTCGCGGGCACACAGGACGACCCTGCGCTGGCGCTGGCGATCTGCGCGGCGACCGCCGGGCTGTGTGTGGTGGTCGGATACCTCGACGCCATCCGGCAACCCCGCACCGACCTGTACCCGGCGTACCCGCCGCGCCGGCACGGCGTCGCCTCACTCGTGCAGGCCGGACGGTATGCGGTGGCCATTGCGGTGGCCGGTGGGATCGGGCTCTTGCTCGGTGTGGGACATGCCAATTGGGCGATGGCGGGGGCCGCGGTGCCGTTGGTGGCGGCCGACCGCAAAGGCGGGGTGCAGCGGGGTGTGCATCGGGTCGTCGGCACCTTCGCCGGTCTCGCCGGCACCGCTCCCCTATTGATTCCCGGGCCGAGCGCGACGGTGCTCGCGCTGGCGATCATCGCGTTGCTGTACCCGACGGAGCTGTTCATGGCCCGCCACTACGCGGTGGCGCTGGGATTCTTCACGCCGCTGATCATGTTGATGACCGAACTCGCCGATCCGGCCGATCCGCTGACCATGCTCGGCGACCGGGCCGTCGACACGCTCATCGGCGTCGCGGTCGGGGTCGCGGTGGCGCTGCTGATCCACCAACCGGCCGCCACGCCGCCCGTCGTCGCGACGCCGATATGCGAACTCGCGCATACTGGCGCCATGACTTCCGACAACGACGCCTGGTACTACTGCCTCGAACATCACCGCGCGGAGCAGGGCAAGAACTGCTGGGTGGGCGACCGGATGGGGCCGTATCCCGATCAGGCGACCGCGGAGAAGGCCCTGGAGATCGCCCAAGCCCGCAATCGCATCGCCGACGCACAGGACGAGGACTAG
- a CDS encoding VOC family protein, with amino-acid sequence MRLDDDVMTDLYDAFEISPVPVPGPDAEPPELYRGIYGMPMFVTAPTPDLAASVDFWVRGLGFLEFFTAPGQVTHLRRWAFQDVLLVPGERPADSPGPTVSFSCVLKQLDEIAAACERLVPGSTTGPRHMPWNSVELEVRTPENTRVIMTAARPWDPDSAEAKHLRDIGITRDR; translated from the coding sequence GTGAGGCTCGACGATGACGTCATGACCGACCTCTACGACGCTTTCGAGATCAGCCCGGTACCCGTCCCCGGACCCGACGCCGAACCGCCCGAGCTGTACCGCGGCATCTACGGGATGCCCATGTTCGTCACCGCACCGACGCCCGACCTGGCGGCCTCGGTGGATTTCTGGGTCCGCGGACTCGGCTTCCTGGAGTTCTTCACCGCACCCGGACAGGTCACCCACCTGCGCCGATGGGCCTTCCAGGATGTGCTGCTCGTGCCGGGGGAGCGGCCTGCCGACAGCCCCGGTCCGACAGTCAGCTTCTCCTGCGTGCTCAAACAACTCGACGAGATCGCAGCGGCCTGCGAGCGCCTCGTGCCCGGTTCGACCACCGGGCCCCGGCACATGCCGTGGAATTCGGTGGAGCTGGAAGTCCGGACGCCGGAGAACACCCGCGTCATCATGACCGCGGCGCGGCCCTGGGACCCGGACAGTGCCGAGGCCAAGCACCTGCGCGACATCGGCATCACCCGCGACCGGTGA
- a CDS encoding DUF1579 family protein, whose amino-acid sequence MTTTKFRRLFIATSIAAVMLSTACSSPGAEPATDPSPSVASTSSAPAHQDPGHARLNALVGEWTADKSTFVAGGTPEAPLRGNDLVSRWHWISETGGNFLQEEVAGTLSGKPYYRMGLLGYSPLDDRYEWTTVDSVTPMTMTYRGAKGSAGEEVITMSGEFTDPGVLGPDNTGRTTPMRTQIRLESPDRVVMEIFFTPAAQPERLADRVILTRRH is encoded by the coding sequence GTGACAACCACCAAGTTCCGCCGTCTTTTTATCGCAACGTCGATTGCCGCGGTCATGCTGAGCACCGCGTGCAGCTCACCCGGCGCGGAGCCGGCAACCGACCCGTCGCCCTCCGTCGCATCCACGAGCAGCGCTCCCGCACATCAGGACCCCGGTCATGCCAGGCTGAACGCGCTGGTCGGGGAGTGGACAGCCGACAAGTCCACGTTTGTGGCCGGCGGGACTCCCGAGGCTCCGCTGCGCGGGAACGACCTGGTCTCGCGGTGGCACTGGATCTCCGAAACCGGCGGCAACTTCCTCCAGGAGGAGGTGGCCGGAACCCTCAGCGGCAAGCCCTACTACCGGATGGGCCTGCTCGGCTACTCCCCACTCGACGACCGCTACGAATGGACAACCGTCGACAGCGTCACACCCATGACCATGACCTACCGCGGCGCCAAGGGCAGTGCCGGCGAGGAAGTCATCACGATGTCGGGCGAGTTCACCGACCCCGGCGTCCTCGGCCCCGACAACACCGGCAGGACCACCCCCATGCGAACCCAGATCCGCCTCGAATCACCCGACCGAGTAGTCATGGAAATCTTCTTCACCCCCGCCGCCCAACCCGAACGCCTCGCCGACCGCGTCATCCTGACGCGCCGTCACTGA